From a single Drosophila sulfurigaster albostrigata strain 15112-1811.04 chromosome 3, ASM2355843v2, whole genome shotgun sequence genomic region:
- the LOC133844003 gene encoding uncharacterized protein LOC133844003 → MWEELEKYRNHFLQYEIKDVMKPSSINCLQNTEWHKFREQRDGCQRIKKRCAEYSTYFEDRAQLAYGWFALPKLLKEMDSGVNLTHWRAIVSLSEFLLNPQHAQRAILEFDIVRKVKNAFMRMRLKFHAQHYKEVETYLKILNILSRCLHGADRIANCKCLMVEFYKIIKDKEAGKEDLAAEILRNLTGKPKVLGIVLGDPENFESVAGIFKQDPCQPLYPPHLWHHLCDMLDVAPERGIELGFFELIHSRIHNRLARFWDMACKAFALLLRCEEGQRRFDNVDGLRMINSMFAKSEKVDNYEYVVLMLLNGLHSKRALWRSREFIELPCHLGRRMASDSNPRLQLYCLKALRELGVMPCTKRYIIGNWLPEIRELVCLDAEVECARDALLDWLRSDIAESG, encoded by the exons ATGTGGGAGGAGTTGGAGAAATATCGCAATCATTTTCTACAATACGAAATCAAAGATGTTATGAAACCGAGTTCAATTAATTGCCTACAAAACACAG agtGGCACAAATTTAGGGAGCAGCGCGATGGCTGTCAACGTATTAAGAAACGATGCGCAGAGTACTCAACCTATTTCGAAGATCGTGCTCAGCTGGCTTATGGCTGGTTTGCATTGCCCAAGCTACTGAAGGAAATGGACAGTGGGGTGAATTTGACACATTGGCGTGCAATTGTTTCGCTATCGGAGTTCCTGCTGAACCCGCAGCATGCCCAGCGAGCCATTCTAGAGTTCGACATAGTTAGAAA AGTTAAAAATGCGTTTATGCGCATGCGCTTAAAGTTTCATGCGCAGCATTACAAAGAGGTGGAAACGTATCTGAAGATTTTAA ATATTCTCTCTCGTTGTTTGCATGGCGCCGATCGCATTGCTAATTGCAAGTGCCTAATGGTTGAATTTTACAAGATTATTAAGGACAAGGAAGCTGGAAAGGAGGATTTGGCTGCCGAGATACTGCGTAATTTAACTGGAAAGCCAAAGG TTCTTGGCATTGTGCTGGGGGATCCGGAGAACTTCGAGTCCGTGGCTGGGATCTTTAAGCAGGATCCTTGCCAGCCCCTCTATCCGCCTCATCTGTGGCATCATCTGTGTGACATGCTGGACGTTGCTCCAGAACGGGGCATAGAACTGGGCTTCTTCGAGCTGATCCATTCACGTATCCACAACCGCTTGGCCAGGTTCTGGGATATGGCCTGCAAGGCgtttgctctgctgctgcgctgcgaGGAAGGACAACGTCGCTTTGATAATGTTGATGGACTCCGTATGATCAACTCTATGTTTGCGAAGTCAGAGAAGGTGGATAACTATGAGTATGTGGTGTTGATGCTGTTGAACGGGCTTCACAGCAAGCGTGCCCTGTGGCGGAGTCGAGAGTTCATTGAGTTGCCTTGCCATCTGGGTCGTCGCATGGCCAGCGATTCGAATCCTCGCCTGCAGCTGTATTGCCTGAAGGCGCTGCGTGAACTGGGCGTGATGCCGTGCACCAAGCGTTATATTATTGGTAATTGGCTGCCGGAGATTCGTGAGCTTGTCTGTCTCGATGCTGAGGTCGAATGCGCCAGGGATGCGCTTCTGGATTGGTTGCGAAGCGATATCGCTGAAAGCGGTTAA
- the LOC133841663 gene encoding 3'-5' exonuclease Snipper-like isoform X2, whose protein sequence is MALIRLARQLGLIDTLYVDGAQPDPANELDDLHNEGDISINGATEATATAPVKTKKSRKSKQLAMQPFTYVIAVDFEATCWEKQAPPQWREAEIIEFPAVLVNLKTGKIEAEFHKYVMPIESPRLSTYCTELTGIEQKTVDTGVPLQTALMMFHEWMRKELRARNLLLPKMHKSNILGNCAFVTWTDWDFGICLHKECTRKRMRKAPYFNQWIDVRAVYREWYKYRPCNFSDALSHVGLSFEGRAHSGIDDAKNLGALMCKMVRDGALFSITKDLTPYQQLNPNCVL, encoded by the exons ATGGCCTTAATAAGACTGGCAAG ACAACTGGGCCTGATTGACACATTGTATGTGGACGGCGCCCAACCTGATCCTGCCAACGAATTGGACGACTTGCACAACGAGGGTGATATAAGCATCAACGGTGCCACCgaagccacagccacagctccCGTCAAGACAAAGAAATCGCGCAAATCCAAACAGTTGGCAATGCAGCCCTTCACCTATGTGATTGCCGTTGACTTTGAGGCCACGTGTTGGGAGAAACAGGCGCCACCCCAATGGCGTGAAGCCGAGATCATAG AATTCCCAGCTGTGCTGGTTAATCTGAAGACGGGCAAAATTGAGGCCGAGTTCCACAAGTATGTGATGCCAATTGAGTCGCCACGCTTGAGCACATACTGCACCGAGCTGACAGGCATAGAGCAAAAGACTGTTGACACTGGCGTCCCACTGCAGACGGCACTGATGATGTTCCACGAGTGGATGCGCAAAGAGTTGCGGGCTCGCAACCTGTTGCTGCCCAAAATGCACAAATCCAATATACTGGGCAACTGTGCATTCGTCACATGGACCGACTGGGACTTTGGCATCTGTCTGCACAAGGAGTGCACTCGCAAACGGATGCGCAAGGCACCGTATTTCAATCAGTGGATCGATGTGCGTGCCGTGTATCGCGAGTGGTACAAGTATCGGCCGTGCAACTTCAGTGATGCCCTTTCCCATGTGGGTTTGTCATTTGAGGGACGCGCACATTCGGGGATCGATGATGCCAAGAATCTGGGTGCGCTTATGTGCAAAATGGTTAGAGATGGAGCACTCTTCTCCATCACCAAGGATCTGACGCCATATCAGCAGCTGAATCCCAACTGTGTATTGTGA
- the LOC133841663 gene encoding 3'-5' exonuclease Snipper-like isoform X1, whose protein sequence is MTTATSKLMLKSMPCTMSEFGDLIQELSLITPRSLNAFGRRRMLIEYADAAEAQTALEQLLGLSDILDKPLRVCPFGPRDQSESASKPHTANKCTQAKTASNAKNSTPALQPEINKQLGLIDTLYVDGAQPDPANELDDLHNEGDISINGATEATATAPVKTKKSRKSKQLAMQPFTYVIAVDFEATCWEKQAPPQWREAEIIEFPAVLVNLKTGKIEAEFHKYVMPIESPRLSTYCTELTGIEQKTVDTGVPLQTALMMFHEWMRKELRARNLLLPKMHKSNILGNCAFVTWTDWDFGICLHKECTRKRMRKAPYFNQWIDVRAVYREWYKYRPCNFSDALSHVGLSFEGRAHSGIDDAKNLGALMCKMVRDGALFSITKDLTPYQQLNPNCVL, encoded by the exons atgacaaCTGCAACAAGTAAATTAATGCTCAAGAGCATGCCCTGCACCATGAGCGAATTCGGAGACTTAATTCAAGAGCTAAGCCTGATTACACCGCGTTCGCTGAACGCGTTCGGTCGCCGCCGCATGTTAATTGAATATGCAGACGCTGCCGAAGCACAGACGGCGCTTGAACAGCTGTTGGGTCTCAGCGATATACTGGACAAACCGTTGCGCGTCTGCCCCTTTGGACCGCGAGATCAAAGTGAATCTGCGTCCAAGCCCcacacagcaaacaaatgCACCCAAGCCAAGACAGCTTCCAATGCGAAGAACTCGACACCGGCACTACAGCCAGAAATCAACAA ACAACTGGGCCTGATTGACACATTGTATGTGGACGGCGCCCAACCTGATCCTGCCAACGAATTGGACGACTTGCACAACGAGGGTGATATAAGCATCAACGGTGCCACCgaagccacagccacagctccCGTCAAGACAAAGAAATCGCGCAAATCCAAACAGTTGGCAATGCAGCCCTTCACCTATGTGATTGCCGTTGACTTTGAGGCCACGTGTTGGGAGAAACAGGCGCCACCCCAATGGCGTGAAGCCGAGATCATAG AATTCCCAGCTGTGCTGGTTAATCTGAAGACGGGCAAAATTGAGGCCGAGTTCCACAAGTATGTGATGCCAATTGAGTCGCCACGCTTGAGCACATACTGCACCGAGCTGACAGGCATAGAGCAAAAGACTGTTGACACTGGCGTCCCACTGCAGACGGCACTGATGATGTTCCACGAGTGGATGCGCAAAGAGTTGCGGGCTCGCAACCTGTTGCTGCCCAAAATGCACAAATCCAATATACTGGGCAACTGTGCATTCGTCACATGGACCGACTGGGACTTTGGCATCTGTCTGCACAAGGAGTGCACTCGCAAACGGATGCGCAAGGCACCGTATTTCAATCAGTGGATCGATGTGCGTGCCGTGTATCGCGAGTGGTACAAGTATCGGCCGTGCAACTTCAGTGATGCCCTTTCCCATGTGGGTTTGTCATTTGAGGGACGCGCACATTCGGGGATCGATGATGCCAAGAATCTGGGTGCGCTTATGTGCAAAATGGTTAGAGATGGAGCACTCTTCTCCATCACCAAGGATCTGACGCCATATCAGCAGCTGAATCCCAACTGTGTATTGTGA
- the LOC133843717 gene encoding damage-control phosphatase ARMT1 has product MSVAIRTIESGTSFSSNNTYESSWTTLETVDKTQLEDFVEKQNILVLYPALNEPLSAKFYHSHAYKTFRTRSPHMIHELIHSMRDNEEWIMKRCGDYARFDLRRVIWSLNILRTEILQNSPFKLFYDQEPDAKEWNVAIKRLANREKNQWFTSTWLFAECYLYRRIWAAFRRAETLRNFDYFSPIKFNTAQGLANLMNKIVIATRGLPLNQMNFQLMLRLSLWGNRCDLSNTADPPSDEMLQLIDEYNKDLIIDQSMDVWHLLTENKQTSSQPIVIDIVFDNAAFELFTDLLLAEYILETGLAHKVRFHAKSIPWFVSDVTAADFHWMLNSFLRNKLVELSSFGHKMRSLLRDQRLELCSINDFWTKPTGFSSMRQLSPCLYVELSFSTLVIFKGDLNYRKLLDDINRSSTTPFRDCLGGFMPTSICALRVIKSDIYSGMPLCTVDWLTEDDPHWMMRGEKAVIQLAVKTRP; this is encoded by the coding sequence ATGTCGGTGGCCATACGAACTATAGAGTCCGGGACCAGTTTCAGTTCCAACAATACATATGAATCCTCATGGACCACCTTGGAAACTGTCGATAAAACTCAACTGGAGGATTTTGtggaaaagcaaaacatacTTGTTCTTTATCCAGCTTTGAATGAGCCATTGAGTGCCAAGTTCTATCACAGCCACGCCTACAAAACATTTCGCACTCGTTCGCCACACATGATCCACGAGCTGATCCACAGCATGAGAGACAATGAGGAATGGATCATGAAGCGCTGTGGTGATTATGCACGCTTCGATCTGCGGCGTGTCATTTGGAGCTTGAACATCTTGCGTACGGAAATACTGCAGAACAGTCCGTTTAAGTTGTTCTACGACCAGGAGCCCGATGCCAAAGAATGGAATGTGGCTATCAAGAGGCTGGCTAATCGCGAGAAGAATCAGTGGTTCACCTCGACTTGGCTTTTTGCCGAATGCTATCTCTATCGACGCATCTGGGCGGCTTTTAGACGCGCCGAAACTCTCAGGAACTTTGATTACTTTTCTCCGATTAAGTTCAATACAGCACAAGGACTAGCTAATCTAATGAATAAAATTGTGATTGCCACTCGTGGACTGCCACTTAACCAGATGAACTTTCAGTTAATGCTGAGACTATCTCTTTGGGGCAATCGTTGTGATCTGTCGAACACAGCCGATCCACCGAGTGATGAAATGTTGCAATTGATCGACGAATACAACAAGGATTTGATAATAGATCAGTCCATGGATGTGTGGCATCTACTCACAGAGAATAAACAAACGTCCAGCCAGCCTATTGTTATCGACATCGTCTTCGACAATGCTGCCTTTGAGCTGTTTACGGATCTTCTGCTGGCCGAGTATATTCTCGAAACGGGTTTGGCCCACAAGGTGCGCTTCCATGCGAAGTCCATTCCCTGGTTTGTGTCCGATGTCACGGCAGCTGACTTCCACTGGATGCTGAACAGCTTCCTGCGCAATAAGTTGGTCGAACTTTCCTCCTTTGGCCATAAGATGCGATCTCTTCTGCGGGATCAGCGCTTGGAGCTGTGCAGCATCAACGATTTCTGGACAAAGCCCACAGGCTTCAGTTCCATGCGTCAGCTGTCTCCCTGTTTGTACGTTGAACTCAGCTTCAGCACTCTTGTCATATTCAAAGGAGACCTGAATTATCGCAAACTCCTGGACGACATCAATCGCAGTTCAACGACTCCATTCCGGGATTGCTTAGGCGGTTTTATGCCCACCAGCATTTGTGCTCTGCGCGTTATCAAATCGGATATCTACTCGGGGATGCCTCTGTGTACTGTGGATTGGTTGACCGAAGATGATCCTCACTGGATGATGCGGGGAGAGAAGGCGGTCATCCAACTGGCAGTCAAAACAAGACCTTGA